In Deferribacterota bacterium, the genomic stretch TTTTTCCAAAAATGCGCTTGCACCCTCTTTTAGATCTTTTGACTTAAAATTAATAATTCTAAGTAGTGCTAGATAATCCTCCTGAAGATCATTATCCCTTGAACTATATATAGCATCCATTGCAAGTTTAATAACTAGTGAACTCTTAGAAGATATTGATTCAG encodes the following:
- a CDS encoding enoyl-CoA hydratase (Catalyzes the reversible hydration of unsaturated fatty acyl-CoA to beta-hydroxyacyl-CoA); protein product: ESISSKSSLVIKLAMDAIYSSRDNDLQEDYLALLRIINFKSKDLKEGASAFLEKRKPQWKGE